The segment TATCATGAACCCTTCTAAGGCCATATTTGATGCTGCATGTCGCACTCTAAGGTCTAAATTTGTTAAAAACATATTCATCTCGTAATATATTTTAGTTGTTCTAAGAAGGGTTTTATCTTTTTTTGTCAAAATATATAACGAGGTGAATTTCATGATAAAGGTTGGAATAATAACCATAAGCGACAAGGGGTCAAAGGGAGAAAGGGTTGATGAGAGTGGTCCTGCTATAATGGAAATGATTTCATCTATTAACGGTGAGGTCTCAGACTATACAATAGTACCGGATGATGTAGATAAGATACAGGCTGAGATTATACGTATGGTGGATGAGAAACATCTGGACCTGGTACTTACAACCGGAGGAACTGGTTTATCTCCAAGGGATGTCACACCGGAGGCCACAAGGGGTGTAATAGAAAAAG is part of the Calorimonas adulescens genome and harbors:
- a CDS encoding MogA/MoaB family molybdenum cofactor biosynthesis protein, with the protein product MIKVGIITISDKGSKGERVDESGPAIMEMISSINGEVSDYTIVPDDVDKIQAEIIRMVDEKHLDLVLTTGGTGLSPRDVTPEATRGVIEKEIPGLTEAMRMKTMEKTPAAILSRAVAGTRKGSIIVNLPGSVRAVRENLEIILPVLPHGLEILQGRMGDHMK